One region of Fragaria vesca subsp. vesca linkage group LG4, FraVesHawaii_1.0, whole genome shotgun sequence genomic DNA includes:
- the LOC101310979 gene encoding cyclopropane-fatty-acyl-phospholipid synthase-like, with the protein MAAADGMLGNGCALLGNTKHMALSLTETAARQFVTRFFRHFISVGCLILLEEGGTMFTFEGSRKDCSLRSILKVHSPQFYWKVMTQADLGIADAYINGDFSFDDKDRDLFNLFMLLIANVESNASKSNKKRRWWQPLLFTATIATAKYCFQHFLRQNSLTQARRNISRHYDLSNELFSLFLGETMMYSTAIFKTEDEELKTAQLRKISILIEKARIDEKHEVLDIGCGWGTFAIEVVKQTGCRYTGITLSDEQLKFAEKKVKDAGLQERINFLLCDYRQLPSDHKYDRIISCEMIEHVGHEFVDEFFSCCESVLEENGLFILQFISMPDDRYDDYRRGTGFIKEYIFPGGCLPSLGRVISAMAASSRLCVEHLENIGIFMTATVLYKMQFLFCIYSEILALGFNENFIRTWEYYFDYCAAGFKSHIVGDYQIVFSRPGNALTYNNPYKGFPSAYQ; encoded by the exons ATGGCTGCAGCAGATGGTATGCTTGGAAATGGTTGTGCGCTGTTGGGAAACACAAAACATATGGCTCTTTCATTAACCGAGACAGCAGCACGCCAGTTTGTTACTAGATTTTTTAGACATTTTATATCTGTTGGGTGTTTAAT TTTATTAGAAGAAGGAGGCACAATGTTTACCTTTGAGGGAAGCAGAAAGGACTGTTCTCTAAGATCCATTCTTAAAGTTCACAGTCCTCAGTTTTACTGGAAA GTAATGACACAGGCTGATTTAGGCATTGCAGATGCATATATCAATGGCGATTTTTCTTTCGATGATAAAGACCGAGATCTTTTTAATCTTTTTATG CTTCTCATTGCCAACGTAGAATCAAATGCCTCAAAATCAAACAAGAAAAG GCGATGGTGGCAACCGTTGTTATTCACAGCCACTATAGCCACAGCCAAATATTGTTTTCAGCATTTTTTAAGGCAAAATAGTCTTACACAGGCTCGAAGGAACATATCTCGTCATTATGATCTG AGTAATGAACTATTTTCACTGTTCTTGGGCGAAACAATGATGTATTCCACAGCAATATTTAAG ACAGAAGATGAGGAACTGAAGACTGCACAGCTTAGGAAAATCTCTATTCTAATTGAAAAG GCTAGAATCGATGAGAAACATGAGGTTCTAGATATTGGTTGTGGTTGGGGAACCTTTGCTATTGAAGTAGTCAAACAAACGGGTTGCAGATACACTGGCATCACTCTATCTGACGAACAACTTAAATTTGCTGAAAAGAAAGTGAAAGATGCTGGACTTCAG GAGCGGATCAACTTCCTTCTGTGTGACTACCGCCAATTGCCTTCTGACCACAAATATGACAGAATCATATCTTG TGAGATGATAGAACACGTTGGCCATGAATTTGTGGATGAGTTCTTTTCCTGCTGTGAGTCTGTACTGGAAGAAAATGGGCTTTTTATTTTGCAG TTTATATCAATGCCGGATGACCGCTATGATGACTACAGGCGAGGTACAGGCTTCATAAAGGAATATATATTTCCTGGTGGATGTCTACCTTCGTTAGGTAGGGTAATATCAGCCATGGCCGCTTCTTCTAGACTCTG TGTGGAGCACTTGGAAAACATTGG CATATTTATGACTGCTACAGTTCTTTATAAAATGCAATTTCTCTTTTGTATTTATAGTGAAATACTCGCTCTTGGATTCAATGAAAATTTCATTCGGACCTGGGAATATTATTTTGATTACTGTGCTGCTGGTTTCAAGTCACATATAGTTGGAGATTACCAG ATTGTGTTTTCACGTCCTGGTAATGCTCTCACATATAACAATCCATACAAGGGCTTCCCTTCAGCATATCAGTGA